A window of the Mucilaginibacter sp. cycad4 genome harbors these coding sequences:
- the ilvA gene encoding threonine ammonia-lyase IlvA: METDTKSQLDFEAAYQRIKDVVKRTPLQYNAGLSAKYECEVYLKREDLQVVRSYKLRGAYNMISQLTDDELSRGVVCASAGNHAQGVAFSCNKKNIKGVIFMPEITPKQKVKQTAMFGNGNIEIVLTGDTFDDCLAEALAYTEKNQMTFIPPFDDYRVIEGQGTVGVEILQDLPDAEVAIMPIGGGGFASGTGTYLKNNNPNIYLIGVEPEGAPSMLGAINHGKPITLDEIDRFVDGAAVKRVGALTYEICKDILNDMLLVPEGKICTTILKLYNEDAIVVEPAGALSVAALDACREQIKGKKVVCIISGGNNDIARMQEIKEKSLLYEGLKHYFIVRFPQRPGALKLFVNSVLGPGDDITRFEFIKKNEKENGPALVGIELKNAEDYPALLQRMHAHRFNVIELNKDQTLFEYLV, from the coding sequence ATGGAAACTGATACCAAAAGCCAGCTTGATTTTGAAGCTGCATACCAGCGGATAAAAGACGTTGTGAAACGTACCCCGCTGCAATACAACGCCGGTCTTTCGGCAAAATACGAGTGTGAGGTTTATTTAAAACGCGAAGATCTGCAGGTTGTTCGCTCCTATAAGCTGCGCGGAGCTTATAACATGATCAGTCAGCTTACTGACGATGAGTTAAGCCGCGGTGTGGTTTGCGCAAGCGCGGGTAACCATGCCCAGGGCGTTGCCTTTTCGTGCAACAAAAAAAACATTAAAGGCGTAATTTTTATGCCCGAAATTACCCCCAAACAAAAGGTTAAACAAACCGCCATGTTTGGTAACGGCAATATAGAGATTGTGCTCACCGGCGATACTTTTGATGACTGCCTGGCCGAAGCCCTCGCCTATACCGAAAAAAACCAGATGACCTTTATCCCTCCTTTTGATGACTACCGCGTTATTGAAGGCCAGGGAACCGTAGGTGTTGAAATACTGCAGGACCTGCCAGATGCTGAAGTCGCGATTATGCCCATCGGCGGCGGCGGCTTTGCTTCCGGTACAGGCACTTATCTTAAAAATAACAACCCAAACATTTACCTGATAGGTGTTGAACCTGAAGGGGCCCCATCAATGTTGGGCGCCATAAATCACGGCAAACCCATTACATTAGATGAGATAGACCGTTTTGTTGATGGTGCGGCTGTTAAACGTGTTGGCGCGTTAACTTACGAAATCTGCAAAGACATCCTGAACGATATGCTGCTGGTGCCCGAAGGTAAAATTTGTACCACCATACTTAAATTGTATAACGAGGATGCCATTGTAGTTGAACCTGCCGGTGCGCTATCTGTAGCAGCGCTTGACGCTTGCAGAGAGCAGATCAAGGGTAAAAAGGTAGTTTGTATCATCAGCGGTGGCAATAACGATATTGCCCGCATGCAGGAGATCAAGGAAAAATCACTGCTATACGAAGGCCTGAAACATTACTTCATCGTTCGTTTCCCGCAGCGTCCGGGTGCTTTGAAATTGTTTGTGAATAGCGTATTAGGGCCTGGTGATGATATTACCCGCTTCGAGTTCATCAAAAAGAATGAGAAGGAAAACGGCCCTGCGCTGGTAGGTATTGAGCTAAAAAATGCCGAAGATTATCCGGCTTTGCTGCAGCGTATGCATGCGCACCGCTTCAATGTTATTGAATTGAATAAGGATCAGACTTTGTTTGAGTATTTGGTGTGA
- a CDS encoding IS3 family transposase produces the protein MSLVKCCCLLGVTRQAYYQHFWETEAISFEQEILLNEVRAIRAIHPIIGGKKLYVLLQPFLLEHRIKMGRDALFDLLAAHYLLVRKKRRRIHTTQSFHWLRKYPNCIREIIPTKVNEIWVSDITYYRTKKGFVYISFITDAYSKKIVGYHAADTLDAVHTLSALQMAIKESDQPLTGLIHHSDRGVQYCSYDYVKLLQDNEIIISMTENGDPLENAVAERINGIMKQEYLEHHILNDKNQVMELLAKSVNTYNKLRPHMSCNMLTPEIVHQNNLSVQRNWKSYYNSKNVNL, from the coding sequence ATGAGCCTGGTGAAGTGCTGTTGTTTACTTGGAGTTACCCGGCAGGCCTATTACCAGCATTTTTGGGAGACAGAAGCGATAAGCTTTGAGCAGGAAATATTATTAAATGAGGTCCGGGCAATAAGGGCCATACATCCGATTATTGGCGGTAAAAAACTCTATGTTTTGCTGCAGCCTTTTTTGCTTGAGCACCGGATAAAAATGGGCAGGGATGCGCTTTTTGATCTGCTTGCTGCTCACTACTTGTTAGTTAGAAAGAAAAGGCGGCGCATACATACTACTCAATCTTTTCATTGGCTAAGAAAATATCCTAATTGCATAAGAGAAATTATTCCGACTAAAGTGAACGAAATATGGGTGTCAGATATCACTTACTACAGGACAAAGAAGGGATTCGTTTATATCAGTTTTATAACGGATGCCTATAGTAAAAAGATCGTCGGCTATCATGCCGCTGATACACTGGATGCAGTTCACACACTTAGTGCTTTACAAATGGCCATTAAAGAAAGTGACCAGCCTTTGACTGGCTTAATACATCATTCAGACAGAGGTGTTCAGTACTGTAGCTATGATTATGTAAAGCTATTACAGGACAATGAAATAATCATCAGCATGACCGAAAACGGAGACCCTTTAGAGAACGCAGTAGCGGAACGGATAAATGGAATAATGAAACAGGAGTACCTGGAACATCATATACTTAATGATAAAAACCAGGTTATGGAACTTTTAGCTAAGTCTGTAAACACTTATAATAAGCTAAGGCCTCACATGAGTTGCAATATGCTTACACCTGAGATCGTACATCAAAATAACCTATCTGTACAGCGAAATTGGAAAAGTTATTATAATTCAAAAAATGTCAATCTGTAA
- a CDS encoding 2-isopropylmalate synthase, with protein sequence MLHDPNRVYVFDTTLRDGEQVPGCQLTTPEKIEIAKELELLGVDIIEAGFPVSSPGDFQSVVEISKAVKEPTVCALTRANKGDIDAAAASLQYAKRPRIHTGIGSSDMHIKHKFNSTREEILERAVEAVKYAKKSVEDIEFYAEDAGRADVVYLAQMVEAVIAAGATVVNIPDTNGYCLPDQYGSKIKFLKENVKNIDKAIISVHCHNDLGLATANSIAGLQNGARQIEGTINGIGERAGNTSIEEVVMILKTHHTLGLHTQIDSKKFYELSQMIRTQMRMPVQPNKAIVGANAFAHSSGIHQDGFLKMRENYEIIRPEDVGFPSATIVLTARSGRHALKFHLERLGYTLDKEELAFVYNNFLTLADSKLDINDQDLQGLMAHRLVKN encoded by the coding sequence ATGTTACACGATCCCAACCGCGTTTATGTTTTTGATACCACGCTTCGCGATGGCGAGCAGGTACCGGGTTGCCAGTTAACAACACCCGAAAAGATTGAGATAGCTAAGGAACTGGAACTACTGGGCGTGGATATCATTGAGGCAGGTTTCCCGGTTTCAAGTCCGGGCGACTTCCAGAGCGTAGTTGAAATTTCAAAAGCTGTAAAAGAGCCAACTGTTTGCGCACTTACCCGTGCCAACAAAGGCGACATCGATGCAGCTGCAGCATCTCTGCAATATGCAAAACGCCCGCGTATCCATACGGGTATCGGTTCGTCTGATATGCACATCAAACATAAATTCAACAGCACCCGCGAAGAAATTTTGGAGCGTGCCGTTGAAGCCGTTAAATACGCTAAAAAATCGGTTGAGGATATCGAGTTTTATGCTGAAGATGCCGGTCGTGCAGATGTGGTTTACCTGGCGCAAATGGTTGAAGCCGTTATCGCAGCCGGTGCTACCGTAGTGAACATTCCGGATACCAATGGCTATTGCCTGCCCGACCAGTATGGCAGCAAGATCAAATTCCTGAAAGAGAACGTTAAAAATATTGACAAGGCTATTATCTCGGTTCATTGCCATAACGACCTTGGTTTGGCCACCGCCAACTCTATCGCCGGTCTACAGAACGGCGCCCGCCAGATCGAAGGTACGATCAACGGTATTGGCGAACGCGCAGGTAACACTTCTATAGAAGAAGTAGTGATGATCCTGAAAACGCATCATACCCTGGGCTTACATACTCAAATCGACTCTAAAAAATTCTATGAGTTGAGCCAGATGATCCGCACGCAAATGCGGATGCCGGTACAGCCTAATAAAGCTATTGTAGGTGCAAATGCCTTTGCGCACAGTTCAGGTATTCACCAGGACGGCTTCCTGAAAATGCGCGAAAACTACGAGATAATTCGTCCTGAAGATGTAGGCTTTCCGAGCGCCACAATAGTGCTAACCGCGCGCAGCGGCAGGCATGCTCTGAAATTCCATCTGGAGCGTTTAGGATATACGCTGGATAAGGAAGAACTTGCTTTTGTTTACAATAACTTTTTAACGCTTGCTGATAGTAAGCTTGACATAAATGACCAGGATTTGCAAGGCCTTATGGCACACCGACTGGTAAAAAACTAA